The Candidatus Methanomethylicota archaeon genome contains the following window.
ACATAGTAGTCAAGGCTAGGATGAGGTCGGGGGAAATGGTATGTGAGCCTAAGAATGTTAAGGTGAAGATGATTGCGGGTGAGGAGAAGAGTTTAAGCTTAATCATATATGCGCCTGTCGAATTAAAGCTGGCAAACCTCCCAGACTGGATAAAAGCCTCAACCGAAACTCTAGAACAAGGTGTCAATAATGTTAAGTTAACGATTTCGCCGAGAGCGGGCAAGATCTATAAGCTTGATTATATAACCGCCGTCTTCACAGACCCCTTAAAGATTCTTTGTGAAGATTTTAGGATACCGCTATGGCTGGAGGTCACAGCATATCCTAGAGCTCTGCCCCTCATAATAGAGGCGCTAAGGATGATCGGGAAAACAGGTTATGGTGGGGAAGTGGCTGGCGTAAGAAAGGGTCGTGGAACAGAATATCTATGGAGCAGGGAGTATCAGATAGAAGACCCATTGAGCTCAGTCGATTGGAAGGCCTCAGCTAGACTTGAGAAGCTTATTGTGAAGGATTTCTCCGAAGAATCCTATAAAGCCATTGGATTAGTCTATGATATTAGAGCAATTGGTCCCATTACAAGCGATGAAATCAGTGCCTTATTCCTCTCATCAGTAATATCAGCCGCGAAACATGGCCTACCTATAACCATGATACTAAAGAACGGCTTAACGATTATTTCAGAATATAATTCAATAGATCCAGATACCGCTCTTAAGATAGCTATATCATACTTAATTAAAAACTACATTATTAATAACTGGGATATATATGAGCTTTTAGAGCCTAAAACAGCCAGCCAAGTTCTTTCAATAATTAGAGAACTGGAAGCTTCAGGTCTCTTAGAGACTATACAGCTTAAGATGAATACTTTTAATGAAATTTTCTTAAAACTAGCGTTACAGGAGTCCATTATATATTACATTGGAAATATAGTTCTAGATTCTGAATTTGTTTTAGAATTATCAGAAAAGGCTAGAATTAATAATAGTGAACTAATCGTACTGACACCTGTAAAACCGTGGGCAGACTTAGAGGATTTAGAAAAAGCATATGTAATGTACTTATCATATATCAAGATATTTGAAGCTCTACGAAAAACTGGCTCAAAAGTAATGTTGTACGAAGAGACTTTAAGAATATTGAGTAATTCTACAACATCTTAATTAAGTTTAGCAAGAAGGATTATGAGGCTCCTGATAATTCATCCAAAACTTACAATAGGAGGAGCCGAGAAAGTAATACTATTAATGGCAAACAGTTTAAAAGAATTAGGTATTGATGTATGTTTAGCTTTCTCACAAGTGAATAATTTGGCATTATCTAGTATACGTAAGGAGCTTTTTTCCAACGTGAAGATATTAGAAGTTGGTGAGCATGAGTCGCTAAACACCGGCTCAGCCATATCGAAGGCATTAAGCTATATTGAAGACTTTAGAAAGCTTTCAGTTTTTATAAGTAATAATTTAGATGATTATGATGTAATTAACCCACATAACTTTCCATCATACTTTTCTGCAGTATTTATTGATAGGAGTACACCAGTTATATGGACATGCCATGAGGTCCTAGATCCTTATGGAGAATTGCGGGATTATTATGAGCATAGTAGGAGTTTTAAATATTTCATAAAACTTCTCCATAGAATAGATACGTATATCGTTAGAAGAAGACTATCTGCAATAATTACGAACTCTAAGAAAAACATTAGATTAATAGCTGAAAGGTATGGTAGGAGGTCATACTTAGCTTATCCACCAATTGACATCGACCTATTCACTTCGGGTACATTGCGGAGTAAGTTACTGGAATGTGATCTATCTTTGCTCCAAGTTGGGAGTCTCGTGAAATTAAAGAACCAGCTTGGGAGTCTTATAGCGCTTAAAATTGTTAAACGAGAGGTCCCTAACTCGAAACTAATCATCGTAGGGAGTGGTTCATGGAGTAGAAGGCTAGCATATATTACTACTGCTCTCGGGTTGGAGAAGGATGTTATTTTCATAAGCCATCTTAATGATTACGAACTTGCTAGAACGTATCGTTCTTCCGATATATGTATTCACCCAGTATTGGAGCAATCCTTTGGATTAACACCTTTTGAAGCAATTGCATCAGGGATTCCTGTAGTACTGTCTGACAGGTGTGGTGCCGCGGAAATTTTCCAAAAACATGCTCCTAGCATGCTTGTAGATCCAGCACCAAATATCTTGGCTAGGAAAATAATTGAAATATACCGCAACTATGATGAATTTATGGATCGTGTTAAAGAGTTTAGAAAGTTTATCATCTCCGAGCTATCACCAAAGAAATATTCAGAGATAATTCTTAAAATAATCAAAAAATATTCTGAAAAAGATGTGTGAGCACGTGAATACCAAGAAGAACGATTTTCTAATAACGTTTGTATCAGCATATCCACCGAATATTGGCAGATTGAGCGAGTATGCTAAAGAGCTCATCAGCTCTCTAGCTAATAGGATAAAAGATGATAGGAAAATTCTAGTCCTATCCGACTCTGCATCACGATGCGAATCCAACATTGTTGTTAAGGCGGCTTGGGAGCCTAACAGTATTATGGGTATAATAAAACTCTACGTAAACATTCTAAGAACTAAATGTAAGTTGATTCACTTTAATTTGCATTTAGCAGTGTTTGGATCTAGCAGGATTATAAACTTCTTAGGTTTACTTTCACCTTTAATCGCGCGACTTTCTGGAAAAAAGGTGATAGTGACCCTTCATAATATTCCAGACGCAATAGGGTTGGAAGAGACAAAGTTACGTAACTCCTTAATGAATAGGCTTGGCCTCTTACTAGTCATGAAGATATTAATCTTCTCAGCAAATTTACTTGTAGTAACTGTTAAAAAATATATATCAATACTTAAAAAACGATATCGAGCTAAAAATATTAGATTTATTCCACATGGAGCATGGTTTACAAACCATCAGAATAAATGGAATATAGATTCACCACTAAACTTGTTATTCATAGGCTATCTAGCGCCGTATAAGGATCTAAGAAGGCTTATTGAAATTGTAGATACATTAAGACAGGAAAATCCCGGGATAAAGCTGCTTATCTCAGGAGCAGCTCATCCAAACTATCCTGATTACAAGGATATCTTCTTGAATAATATCTCAGGAAAACATTATATCAAGTATCTTGGTAGAGTTCCTAATGAGGAGATACCTGAACTTGTCTCTAAGTCAAGAGTATTAATTCTCCCCTATAAAACGTCAACGGGGACCAGCGGAGTCTATCACTTAGTGGCTGGATTGGGGTTGCCTGTTATAGCACCGCCTACAATTGAGTTTAAAGAAATTGTTGAAGAAGGTGGTGGGATAGTAATGCTTGACTTATGGAGTAAAGATGCTGCACAAAATATTCTAAAAATCCTGTTAAACAAAGAACTATTATCCGAACTATCTAGAAGGAATGTTGAATTTGCGTTAAAAAGGTCTTGGGATGTTGTAGCTGAAGAGTATCTTAAACTTTATTGTGAAGTGTTAGCATGCGAAAAGAAATTATATTAACCATAATCTTAGTCTTAGCAATATTCACGGTTTTAAGCCCATGGTTGGTGAATAAAGCTCCATACATCGGTGATGCATGGATTCATCTAAGAAAAGCAGAGGATACAGTCATTCAGGGAAGATTAAGATTAGAGGAATATAATGATATGTGGCCTCTAGTTAATCTGATCATAGTATTCTATTCCACAATTCTTGGCATATCACCATTAATATCTACACAGATAATTCCATTCTTGGTCTCCCTGTCTGCGATAAATCTCTACATAATTTCTTTAAGAGTTTCAAGGTATAAATACGCTGCTTTTTCCACACCTATTGCTTTAATTTTTACACCGCTATACACTTTCATAACATTTGGATCAGCAGTTATGAAAGAGACAGCAGCCTTTTATTTAACGACACTGCTCATCGCATATTTCCTAATAAACAGACCTAATTTAATAAGCTTTCTACTCTTAAGCTTTGGTTTAGTAGTCGGCCATCATTTTGCGTCTTTAGTAATCTTCATATTCCTACTAAGCGCTCTAATCGAAGATTCTTCAGACCTGCTCAATGGAAATGCATACTATCTGAAGAGAGATATAATAATGATATCCATCTTTGGAGCATTATTACTTTCTTGGAATTTCTTTGTATTTTCAAAAATAGGATGGTTCCTACCTATAAGTGGAAACTCATTACTAATGATGGTATTCACTTTATTTGGTATATGGATAATATCTAGGATAGGCCGCCTCAGCTCCATAACTTTTCAAGTATTCCTTATTCCATTAACAGTTCTTGCTTGGCGCGGGCATCTACATGACATACCAACTCCCATAAATCCCATCTCCATCTGGGAAGTAAGGGATTTAATTATTTTCATAATTCCAGCTTTGATAGGGTTGGCGATCTTTTGGAGAGATAGAACTATTAGATCAATATCGGTCTCAACAACCACGCTAATAGCATTCAGCTTGATCTCGGGACTTGACTACAATGGCCTAGTAATATTTACCAAGTCTCTACACTATTACTCTATATTTTTGGCTCTAGTGTTTGGTCTATCTTGGCCATTAGTCTTAAAAAAGAGGCTTGGTAAAATTCTCTTCACAATAGTTTCAATATATTTAATATTAGCCAGTGTTACCGGAATAAGTTTGGCATTAAATGGTCCGGGAGCATATCATGAAATTGAATACAAACAGTTGCAGGAGTTGAGAGATAAACTGCATGAGCCTCTAATCATGGATGTGAAATTATCTTATCTCTCTAAATATTTAAACATAGAGCATACGACCTTCCATAAGCTAAAACAGGGCGAATATGTTCTTTTGACGAAGAGCAATTTTATACATGGTATCCTTTTAGGATATGTCTGGGTAAACCTCTCCCTATACATGCCGTATCACGTAGTATCTTCATGTGATAGATTGTTTGATGGCGGGTACTTGAAAATATTTTGGGTTAATAATGTTTGAGTACATTCTTAGGAGTTTTTATAGGGGGTCAGGAAATGTTAAGATGTATATACTTACTATAGCTGCATTAGGAGCTATCCTGCTAATGATATTATATG
Protein-coding sequences here:
- a CDS encoding DUF58 domain-containing protein, giving the protein IVVKARMRSGEMVCEPKNVKVKMIAGEEKSLSLIIYAPVELKLANLPDWIKASTETLEQGVNNVKLTISPRAGKIYKLDYITAVFTDPLKILCEDFRIPLWLEVTAYPRALPLIIEALRMIGKTGYGGEVAGVRKGRGTEYLWSREYQIEDPLSSVDWKASARLEKLIVKDFSEESYKAIGLVYDIRAIGPITSDEISALFLSSVISAAKHGLPITMILKNGLTIISEYNSIDPDTALKIAISYLIKNYIINNWDIYELLEPKTASQVLSIIRELEASGLLETIQLKMNTFNEIFLKLALQESIIYYIGNIVLDSEFVLELSEKARINNSELIVLTPVKPWADLEDLEKAYVMYLSYIKIFEALRKTGSKVMLYEETLRILSNSTTS
- a CDS encoding glycosyltransferase family 4 protein, yielding MRLLIIHPKLTIGGAEKVILLMANSLKELGIDVCLAFSQVNNLALSSIRKELFSNVKILEVGEHESLNTGSAISKALSYIEDFRKLSVFISNNLDDYDVINPHNFPSYFSAVFIDRSTPVIWTCHEVLDPYGELRDYYEHSRSFKYFIKLLHRIDTYIVRRRLSAIITNSKKNIRLIAERYGRRSYLAYPPIDIDLFTSGTLRSKLLECDLSLLQVGSLVKLKNQLGSLIALKIVKREVPNSKLIIVGSGSWSRRLAYITTALGLEKDVIFISHLNDYELARTYRSSDICIHPVLEQSFGLTPFEAIASGIPVVLSDRCGAAEIFQKHAPSMLVDPAPNILARKIIEIYRNYDEFMDRVKEFRKFIISELSPKKYSEIILKIIKKYSEKDV
- a CDS encoding glycosyltransferase, which gives rise to MCEHVNTKKNDFLITFVSAYPPNIGRLSEYAKELISSLANRIKDDRKILVLSDSASRCESNIVVKAAWEPNSIMGIIKLYVNILRTKCKLIHFNLHLAVFGSSRIINFLGLLSPLIARLSGKKVIVTLHNIPDAIGLEETKLRNSLMNRLGLLLVMKILIFSANLLVVTVKKYISILKKRYRAKNIRFIPHGAWFTNHQNKWNIDSPLNLLFIGYLAPYKDLRRLIEIVDTLRQENPGIKLLISGAAHPNYPDYKDIFLNNISGKHYIKYLGRVPNEEIPELVSKSRVLILPYKTSTGTSGVYHLVAGLGLPVIAPPTIEFKEIVEEGGGIVMLDLWSKDAAQNILKILLNKELLSELSRRNVEFALKRSWDVVAEEYLKLYCEVLACEKKLY